One window from the genome of SAR202 cluster bacterium encodes:
- a CDS encoding PAS domain-containing protein: protein MAGDKFKKQLSSLQKEIKGLQRREAYRTGQGSLSEDHPDVLPDLETAIMELSTAEEELRQQQEELEAAIVALQAERQRYRELFEFAPSGYLVTDTHTKIIEANHSAAQLLNVPAANLANTPFINFVLPGDKKAFRDRLARLIEDDFPTPEDNLEWVVRLLPVEGLPRDVFLNAVHIPAGENSYATIRWLLHDVSGRKREEADRLRIVRDLASRARS, encoded by the coding sequence GAGATCAAAGGTCTTCAACGCCGTGAGGCCTACCGCACTGGTCAGGGGTCCCTTAGTGAGGACCATCCAGACGTCCTCCCAGACCTGGAAACCGCCATCATGGAGCTGTCCACCGCTGAAGAGGAACTGCGCCAGCAGCAAGAAGAGCTTGAGGCCGCCATTGTGGCCTTGCAAGCCGAGCGCCAACGCTACCGCGAACTCTTTGAATTTGCCCCCTCAGGCTACCTCGTCACCGATACACACACTAAAATCATCGAGGCCAACCACAGCGCCGCCCAGCTCCTCAACGTCCCCGCCGCCAACCTCGCAAACACTCCCTTCATCAACTTCGTCCTCCCCGGCGACAAGAAAGCCTTCCGCGACCGCCTCGCTCGCCTCATCGAAGACGACTTCCCAACCCCCGAGGACAATCTCGAATGGGTTGTACGCCTCCTCCCAGTGGAAGGACTCCCCCGCGACGTCTTCCTCAACGCCGTCCACATCCCCGCAGGGGAAAACTCCTACGCTACCATCCGCTGGCTCCTCCACGACGTCTCCGGCCGCAAGCGTGAAGAGGCAGACCGTCTCCGTATCGTTCGTGACCTAGCCTCCCGCGCCCGCTCCTAA